A single Bosea sp. PAMC 26642 DNA region contains:
- the tilS gene encoding tRNA lysidine(34) synthetase TilS: MNGVAPAAFDETPVSAGEAETLFAPLECETGLLVAVSGGPDSVTLLVLLAEWARASGRPKLHAATVDHGLRSEAADEARLVETLCQGLEVSHDILKWEGPKPSSGLQLRAREARYRLLTARARQLGDAVLVTAHTLDDQAETILMRLAHGSGPTGVLGMRARSRKADILLARPLLGVSKARLLATLRERGLPFAEDPSNEDRRFERVRWRALMPLLASEGLSARRLATFASRLARLEQAVEARATGLFAASLLPAAPPSEELCLDLAPVRNEPDEILLRMLAMALARLDGDAAGFARLERLETCGLALAAALRAGLAMTRTLSGYVLSLRRDGVLRFRREALRRRGVHPAS, from the coding sequence TTGAACGGGGTCGCGCCGGCCGCTTTCGACGAGACGCCGGTTTCGGCTGGCGAGGCCGAGACGCTATTTGCTCCGCTCGAATGTGAGACGGGCCTTCTCGTCGCCGTATCGGGAGGGCCGGATTCCGTCACTCTGTTGGTTTTGCTGGCGGAGTGGGCGCGAGCGTCCGGTCGGCCCAAGCTTCATGCTGCCACTGTCGATCATGGCCTTCGGTCTGAAGCGGCTGACGAGGCGCGGCTAGTCGAAACGCTCTGCCAAGGGCTGGAGGTTTCCCATGACATTCTCAAATGGGAAGGACCGAAGCCCTCGTCGGGCCTGCAGCTTCGTGCCCGCGAGGCACGCTACCGCCTGCTGACGGCGCGGGCGCGGCAGCTGGGCGACGCGGTTCTCGTCACCGCTCATACGCTCGACGATCAGGCCGAGACGATCTTGATGCGGCTGGCGCATGGATCGGGGCCGACGGGCGTTCTCGGAATGCGGGCGCGCAGCCGCAAGGCGGATATCCTGCTGGCCCGGCCGCTGCTTGGGGTATCGAAAGCCCGGCTGCTGGCGACCTTGCGCGAACGCGGGCTGCCCTTCGCCGAAGATCCAAGCAATGAAGATCGCCGTTTCGAGCGGGTGCGCTGGCGTGCGCTGATGCCCTTACTTGCGAGCGAGGGTCTGAGCGCCCGGCGGCTGGCGACCTTCGCTTCGCGGCTGGCACGTCTCGAACAGGCGGTTGAGGCGCGAGCGACAGGGCTTTTCGCGGCGAGTCTTTTGCCTGCTGCACCCCCGAGTGAGGAACTGTGCCTGGACCTTGCGCCTGTCCGCAATGAGCCCGACGAAATCCTGCTTCGGATGCTGGCCATGGCGCTGGCGCGGCTCGATGGTGATGCTGCCGGCTTTGCGCGGCTGGAGCGGCTGGAAACCTGCGGTCTGGCGCTGGCTGCGGCGCTCCGGGCCGGCTTAGCCATGACGCGGACATTATCGGGATATGTCTTGTCCTTGCGTCGCGACGGCGTGCTTCGCTTCCGCCGCGAGGCATTGCGCAGACGCGGCGTTCACCCTGCGTCGTGA
- the ybgF gene encoding tol-pal system protein YbgF has translation MVRSFLSRAGRLMRLPLCALALVLVAGPAAQAQDAADLVVRTSRMENQLRQLSGQIEQLQFENRRLSEQLRKFQEDVEFRLNERGGGARAPSAAPAPGNAAPPAGAQPARPRRGDAFDPANQQGAAGAPRQLGDLIDESAPGSVQGQGPLDLQGVGRNVPQGALPAGAPRGPSVAAAAGGPASAKEAYDLAYASILRKEYEQAEMGFRQFLQSYPRDRLAVDATFWLGETYFQRQRFREAAEQFLKISRESPRTAKAPDSLLKLGMSLNGLGARDQACATYAKVGVDYPAASNAVRQGVERERRRSGCA, from the coding sequence ATGGTTCGATCCTTCCTGTCGCGCGCCGGCCGCCTGATGCGTCTGCCGCTCTGCGCCCTTGCGCTGGTTCTCGTCGCGGGACCGGCAGCGCAGGCACAGGATGCGGCCGACCTCGTGGTGCGGACGTCGCGCATGGAAAACCAGCTGCGCCAGCTTTCGGGCCAGATCGAGCAGCTGCAGTTCGAGAACCGTCGCCTCAGCGAACAGCTGCGCAAGTTCCAGGAGGATGTCGAGTTCCGCCTGAACGAGCGCGGTGGCGGTGCTCGCGCTCCGTCGGCGGCGCCGGCTCCCGGTAATGCGGCTCCTCCGGCCGGGGCGCAGCCTGCGCGTCCGCGCCGTGGCGATGCCTTCGATCCTGCGAATCAGCAAGGCGCCGCCGGCGCGCCGCGCCAGCTCGGTGACCTGATCGACGAAAGCGCTCCGGGGAGCGTCCAGGGGCAGGGCCCGCTCGACCTCCAGGGCGTCGGCCGCAATGTGCCGCAGGGAGCGCTGCCGGCGGGCGCACCGCGCGGACCCAGCGTTGCGGCAGCCGCAGGCGGTCCAGCGTCGGCGAAGGAGGCCTACGACCTGGCCTATGCCTCGATCCTGCGCAAGGAATACGAGCAGGCGGAAATGGGCTTCCGGCAGTTCCTGCAGAGCTATCCGCGTGACCGGCTGGCGGTCGACGCGACGTTCTGGCTGGGCGAGACCTATTTCCAGCGCCAGCGCTTCCGCGAGGCGGCCGAACAGTTCCTGAAGATCTCGCGCGAGAGCCCGCGCACGGCTAAGGCGCCCGACAGCCTGCTGAAGCTCGGCATGTCGCTGAACGGGCTCGGCGCCCGCGACCAGGCCTGCGCCACCTATGCCAAGGTCGGCGTCGATTATCCCGCCGCCTCGAACGCGGTGCGTCAGGGCGTCGAGCGCGAGCGCCGCCGCTCTGGCTGCGCTTGA
- the pal gene encoding peptidoglycan-associated lipoprotein Pal, whose protein sequence is MLATLFASGRAVRFAAAIAATLALGACAKDQNADGSGFGAGGAATPGSAQDFVVNVGDRVFFETDSTDLTSTATATLDKQSGWLQRYPRYTFTVEGHADERGTREYNFSLSARRAQTVRDYLASRGIPGNRMRIVSYGKERPVAVCNDISCWSQNRRSVTVLDGAGGV, encoded by the coding sequence ATGCTCGCCACCCTCTTCGCCAGCGGCCGCGCCGTCCGTTTCGCCGCCGCCATCGCAGCCACGCTCGCGCTCGGCGCCTGCGCCAAGGATCAGAACGCCGACGGTTCGGGCTTCGGGGCCGGCGGCGCCGCCACGCCCGGCAGCGCGCAGGACTTCGTCGTCAATGTCGGCGACCGCGTCTTCTTCGAAACCGACTCCACCGACCTGACATCGACTGCGACCGCAACGCTCGACAAGCAGTCGGGCTGGCTGCAGCGCTATCCGCGCTACACTTTCACGGTCGAAGGCCATGCCGACGAGCGCGGCACGCGCGAATACAACTTCTCGCTCTCGGCGCGCCGCGCCCAGACCGTGCGCGACTATCTCGCCTCGCGCGGCATTCCGGGCAACCGGATGCGCATCGTCTCCTACGGCAAGGAGAGGCCGGTCGCGGTCTGCAACGACATCTCCTGCTGGTCGCAGAACCGCCGCTCGGTGACGGTGCTCGACGGCGCGGGCGGCGTCTGA
- the tolB gene encoding Tol-Pal system beta propeller repeat protein TolB translates to MVPAAARAELVIDLRGGSFQPMPIAVADFAGDNGVLVSGVISNNLKRSGYFTPIDKARHPDRNPPFDSAPQFDAWKAAGVQALVTGRVSRDGSGRIKAEFRLWDVTTGTQTDGQQYFTDPNNTRRVGHIISDAIYTKVTGVGGFFDTRVVFVDESGTKENRRKRLAIMDQDGANVRYLTDGTVSVVTPRYSPVSQEVTYMSQRSGEQPRVHVLNIETGQRQIVGNFPDMTSSPRFSPNGARIALSLQQGGNANLYAIDIGSRTTTRLTSTGAIDTSPSYSPDGAQMVFESDRGGSQQLYLMGAGGGEGKRLSFGQGSYSQPSWSPRGDLIAFTKRTSGGFAIGVMRADGTGERLLTEGFHNEAPNWAPNGQYLMFFRDPGGQSGGKLYMVDITGRVEVPVPTPAFASDPTWSPLLTAAR, encoded by the coding sequence ATGGTGCCGGCCGCCGCCCGCGCCGAACTCGTCATCGACCTGCGCGGCGGCTCCTTCCAGCCGATGCCGATCGCGGTGGCCGATTTCGCTGGCGACAACGGCGTGCTGGTCTCGGGCGTGATTTCCAACAACCTGAAGCGCTCGGGCTATTTCACGCCGATCGACAAGGCGCGCCATCCCGACCGGAATCCGCCGTTCGATTCGGCGCCGCAGTTCGACGCCTGGAAGGCGGCCGGCGTCCAGGCGCTGGTGACGGGCCGCGTCTCGCGCGACGGCAGCGGGCGGATCAAGGCCGAGTTCCGGCTCTGGGACGTGACCACCGGCACGCAGACCGACGGCCAGCAATATTTCACCGACCCGAACAATACGCGCCGCGTCGGCCACATCATCTCCGACGCGATCTACACTAAGGTCACCGGCGTCGGCGGTTTCTTCGACACGCGAGTCGTCTTCGTCGATGAATCCGGGACCAAGGAGAACCGCCGCAAGCGTCTCGCCATCATGGACCAGGACGGCGCCAATGTGCGCTACCTGACCGATGGCACCGTCTCGGTGGTGACGCCGCGCTATTCCCCGGTCTCGCAGGAGGTCACCTACATGTCGCAGCGTTCGGGCGAGCAGCCGCGCGTGCATGTGCTCAACATCGAGACCGGCCAGCGCCAGATCGTCGGCAACTTCCCGGACATGACCTCGAGCCCCCGCTTCTCGCCCAACGGCGCCCGGATCGCGCTCAGCCTGCAGCAGGGCGGCAACGCCAATCTCTATGCCATCGATATCGGCTCGCGGACGACGACCCGGCTGACTTCGACGGGCGCGATCGACACCTCGCCCTCCTATTCGCCCGACGGCGCGCAGATGGTGTTCGAGAGCGATCGCGGCGGCTCGCAGCAGCTTTATCTGATGGGTGCCGGCGGCGGGGAGGGCAAGCGGCTCTCCTTTGGCCAGGGCTCCTATTCGCAGCCGTCATGGTCGCCGCGCGGCGATCTGATCGCCTTCACCAAGCGCACCAGCGGCGGATTCGCCATCGGCGTGATGCGGGCCGATGGGACGGGCGAGCGCCTGCTGACCGAGGGCTTCCACAACGAGGCGCCGAACTGGGCGCCCAACGGCCAGTATCTGATGTTCTTCCGCGATCCCGGCGGGCAGTCGGGTGGCAAGCTCTACATGGTCGACATCACCGGGCGCGTTGAGGTGCCGGTTCCGACGCCAGCCTTCGCCTCGGACCCGACCTGGTCGCCGCTGCTGACGGCGGCGCGGTGA
- the tolA gene encoding cell envelope integrity protein TolA, with product MKLTTSEPGMVMSALGHVTFLVAGLLAFSSPTPLPENEEAISVEVVDPSALNQVTRGERKAEKVQEQPIQRAERKSEIVERKEAGEAKVDAPAPPSRPVELKTADDNAAAPLPPSRAALLPKAEPTPKPPEPVKQPPQKSEAQAQAEQRREELAKLAEEAEIASKAKQAEEQAKAAAKAKSEADAQARAEAQAKAKAEALAKAEAAEEAKEKAEAAAAKAKSEAEAKAKIAAAAKAKQEAEAKAKREAEIAKNFNPNDIAKLLQSKEQAQSTGSAAPQVNRTASLGTERGASQKLSPSLRAQLVGIIQDQLLKCWNVPIALANAKGAVVPQVRMKLNTDGSLVGTPGVVNSSSDPLFRVAADSALTATRRCAPLRIPAQFASYYDDWRDVVVNFDARDVL from the coding sequence GTGAAACTGACGACCTCCGAACCGGGCATGGTGATGTCTGCGCTGGGCCACGTGACGTTCCTCGTCGCGGGGCTGCTGGCGTTTTCGTCGCCGACGCCCCTGCCGGAGAACGAGGAAGCGATCTCGGTCGAGGTCGTCGATCCCTCGGCGCTGAACCAGGTCACGCGCGGCGAGCGCAAGGCCGAGAAGGTCCAGGAGCAGCCGATCCAGCGGGCCGAGCGCAAGTCGGAGATCGTCGAGCGCAAGGAGGCAGGCGAGGCCAAGGTCGATGCGCCGGCGCCGCCGAGCCGCCCCGTCGAACTGAAGACGGCCGACGACAATGCCGCCGCGCCGCTGCCGCCTTCCCGGGCCGCGCTGCTGCCGAAGGCCGAGCCGACACCGAAGCCGCCCGAGCCGGTGAAGCAGCCGCCGCAGAAGAGCGAAGCGCAGGCCCAGGCCGAACAGCGCCGCGAGGAACTGGCGAAGCTCGCCGAGGAGGCCGAGATCGCCTCCAAGGCCAAGCAGGCCGAAGAGCAGGCCAAGGCCGCCGCCAAGGCGAAGTCCGAAGCTGATGCGCAGGCGCGCGCCGAGGCACAGGCCAAAGCCAAGGCCGAAGCTCTGGCCAAGGCCGAGGCTGCCGAAGAGGCCAAGGAGAAAGCCGAAGCGGCTGCCGCGAAGGCGAAATCGGAAGCCGAGGCGAAGGCCAAGATCGCTGCGGCCGCCAAGGCCAAGCAGGAGGCCGAAGCCAAGGCGAAACGTGAGGCCGAGATCGCCAAGAACTTCAACCCGAACGACATCGCCAAGCTGCTTCAATCGAAGGAGCAGGCGCAGTCGACCGGCTCGGCTGCGCCGCAGGTCAACCGCACGGCCTCGCTGGGCACCGAGCGCGGCGCCTCGCAGAAGCTCAGCCCGTCGCTGAGGGCGCAACTCGTCGGCATCATCCAGGACCAGCTGCTGAAGTGCTGGAACGTGCCGATCGCGCTCGCCAATGCGAAGGGCGCCGTGGTGCCGCAGGTCCGGATGAAGCTGAACACCGACGGGTCGCTGGTGGGAACGCCGGGCGTCGTCAACTCGTCGTCGGACCCGCTGTTCAGGGTCGCCGCCGATTCGGCGCTGACCGCGACCCGCCGTTGCGCGCCCCTGCGCATTCCGGCCCAATTCGCCTCCTATTATGACGACTGGCGTGACGTCGTCGTCAACTTCGACGCAAGGGACGTATTGTGA
- a CDS encoding ExbD/TolR family protein, whose amino-acid sequence MGMSAAAGAKSGGRRGRRPRRHGAIAEINMTPFIDVMLVLLIIFMVAAPLIATGVPIDLPQTGAKPINVDQKPVTIAIDGKGQIFLQDQPTLEPDLVMKLQGLAKDGFDQRIYVRGDKMVDYGRVASVMSTITSAGFKRVALVTEPSAR is encoded by the coding sequence ATGGGCATGTCAGCAGCAGCCGGAGCCAAGTCCGGCGGACGACGGGGCCGGCGCCCGCGCCGCCACGGCGCCATCGCAGAGATCAACATGACGCCGTTCATCGACGTCATGCTGGTGCTGCTCATCATCTTCATGGTCGCGGCGCCGCTGATCGCGACCGGCGTGCCGATCGACCTGCCGCAGACCGGCGCCAAGCCGATCAATGTCGATCAGAAGCCGGTGACGATCGCGATCGACGGCAAGGGCCAGATCTTCCTGCAGGACCAGCCGACGCTGGAGCCGGATCTGGTGATGAAGCTGCAGGGCCTGGCCAAGGACGGCTTCGACCAGCGCATCTATGTGCGCGGCGACAAGATGGTCGATTACGGACGCGTCGCATCGGTGATGTCGACGATCACGTCGGCCGGCTTCAAGCGCGTGGCGCTGGTTACAGAGCCTTCGGCGCGCTGA
- the tolQ gene encoding protein TolQ — protein sequence MNPADVAQAAPQIDMSFWTLFWHAHIVVKLVMMGLLGASVWCWSIIIDKTLLYRRTRKGMDAFEEVFWSGRSLEELYRDLSTGPVSDMSAVFVAAMREWKRSFENGGRSVASLSQRIDKVLDVTIQRETERLESKLLVLSTVASAAPFIGLFGTVWGIMNSFTAIAVSKNSSLAVVAPGIAEALFATAIGLFAAIPALMAYNKLQSEVAKATNRLEAFADEFSAILSRQIDERLAA from the coding sequence ATGAATCCCGCCGATGTCGCGCAAGCGGCCCCGCAGATCGACATGTCGTTCTGGACCCTGTTCTGGCACGCCCATATCGTCGTCAAGCTCGTGATGATGGGCCTGCTCGGCGCCTCCGTTTGGTGCTGGTCGATCATCATCGACAAGACATTGCTCTATCGCCGCACGCGCAAGGGCATGGATGCCTTCGAGGAGGTGTTCTGGTCGGGGCGTTCGCTGGAAGAACTTTATCGCGATCTCTCGACCGGCCCTGTCAGCGACATGTCCGCCGTCTTCGTGGCGGCGATGCGCGAATGGAAGCGCTCCTTCGAGAATGGCGGGCGCTCCGTCGCCAGCCTGTCGCAGCGCATCGACAAGGTGCTCGACGTGACGATCCAGCGCGAGACCGAGCGGCTCGAATCGAAGCTGCTCGTGCTCTCGACGGTGGCGTCGGCTGCGCCCTTCATCGGCCTGTTCGGCACGGTCTGGGGCATCATGAACTCGTTCACCGCGATCGCGGTATCGAAGAACTCGTCGCTTGCCGTGGTCGCTCCCGGTATCGCCGAGGCGCTGTTTGCCACCGCGATCGGCCTGTTCGCCGCCATCCCGGCTCTGATGGCCTACAACAAGCTGCAGTCCGAGGTCGCCAAGGCCACGAACCGGCTGGAAGCCTTCGCCGACGAGTTCTCCGCGATCCTGTCGCGGCAGATCGACGAGCGGCTGGCGGCTTGA
- a CDS encoding DUF2852 domain-containing protein yields the protein MPIVAKLDEFGKGAWIAFAVLGFFLFWPLGLATLAFIIWSGRMGCGHAGAGRYEYKMSRLQEKMERLRQRMGGQEGGLGGGFGGGGWHRGPSSGNRAFDEYRQETLRRLEDEQREFQDFLGKLRMARDKAEFDQFMADRRSGEGTVQTAA from the coding sequence ATGCCGATCGTCGCGAAACTGGACGAGTTTGGGAAAGGGGCCTGGATCGCTTTCGCGGTTCTCGGCTTCTTCCTGTTCTGGCCCCTGGGTCTGGCGACCCTGGCCTTCATCATATGGAGTGGACGCATGGGTTGCGGTCATGCCGGCGCCGGCCGGTACGAATACAAGATGAGCCGTCTTCAGGAGAAGATGGAACGCCTGCGCCAGCGCATGGGCGGCCAAGAAGGCGGTCTCGGCGGCGGCTTCGGTGGCGGCGGCTGGCATCGCGGCCCGTCGAGTGGCAACCGCGCCTTCGACGAGTACCGCCAGGAGACTTTGCGCCGTCTGGAGGACGAGCAGCGCGAGTTCCAGGACTTCCTGGGCAAGCTGCGCATGGCCCGCGACAAGGCCGAGTTCGACCAGTTCATGGCCGACCGGCGCAGCGGCGAGGGCACGGTCCAGACCGCCGCCTGA
- a CDS encoding TetR/AcrR family transcriptional regulator: MSWKRNNPDPPRGYHHGNLKEELVRAALGLIGEKGPNGFTFAEAARVAGVSPAAPYRHYRDKDALLADVAARGFEVFEAALAKAWDQGRPDPETAFQRLGRAYLAFAHDEPAYYSAMFEAGVPLDASPELRSAADRAFQNLRAASEALIALLPVGKRPPALMMALHVWSMSHGVAALFGRADGGRRPLPMSAAELLEAGMLIYLQGLGIGGERRG; encoded by the coding sequence ATGAGCTGGAAGCGCAACAACCCCGATCCGCCACGCGGCTATCACCATGGCAATCTCAAGGAAGAGCTGGTCCGGGCCGCGCTCGGGCTGATCGGCGAGAAGGGCCCCAACGGGTTCACCTTCGCGGAAGCCGCGCGCGTCGCGGGCGTTAGCCCCGCCGCACCCTACCGGCATTATCGCGACAAGGATGCGCTGCTGGCCGATGTCGCGGCACGTGGTTTCGAGGTTTTCGAGGCGGCGCTTGCCAAAGCGTGGGATCAGGGCAGGCCTGATCCGGAAACGGCGTTCCAGCGGCTCGGCCGGGCCTATCTCGCCTTCGCCCATGACGAGCCGGCCTATTATTCCGCGATGTTCGAGGCCGGGGTGCCGCTCGACGCCAGTCCGGAGCTTCGCAGTGCTGCTGACCGGGCCTTCCAGAATCTGCGGGCGGCGTCGGAGGCGCTGATCGCGCTGCTGCCTGTGGGCAAACGCCCGCCGGCGCTGATGATGGCGCTGCATGTCTGGTCGATGTCGCATGGCGTGGCGGCGCTGTTTGGCCGGGCCGACGGCGGCAGGCGGCCTTTGCCGATGTCGGCGGCGGAACTGCTGGAGGCGGGGATGCTGATCTATCTGCAGGGGCTCGGGATCGGCGGCGAGAGACGGGGCTGA
- the ybgC gene encoding tol-pal system-associated acyl-CoA thioesterase encodes MTASHLLPVRVYYEDTDFSGVVYHASYLRFMERGRTELIRSLGVAQRELFDGETALGFAVRKMTIDFLKPAVMDDLLTVETRSIAARGATMDVVQRVLRGEEVLVTAQVLVACVGGGRARRIPDGLRRRLGMPE; translated from the coding sequence ATGACCGCCTCACACCTCCTCCCCGTCCGCGTCTATTACGAGGACACGGACTTCTCGGGCGTCGTCTATCACGCCTCCTATCTGCGCTTCATGGAGCGCGGGCGTACCGAGCTGATCCGCTCGCTCGGGGTGGCGCAGCGCGAGCTGTTCGATGGCGAGACGGCGCTGGGCTTTGCCGTGCGCAAGATGACCATCGACTTCCTGAAGCCCGCCGTGATGGACGACCTTTTGACCGTCGAGACCCGCTCAATCGCGGCACGGGGAGCCACGATGGACGTGGTCCAGCGGGTGCTGCGCGGCGAGGAGGTGCTGGTGACGGCGCAGGTTCTGGTCGCCTGCGTCGGCGGCGGCCGGGCGCGGCGCATCCCCGACGGGCTGCGGCGGCGGCTCGGGATGCCGGAATAG
- a CDS encoding ATP-dependent Clp protease proteolytic subunit, with translation MAQMFEKKPDQGDPIQSGIAELLFKSRHVLITGTIDDKLARNTVAHLLALAEDGDAPINVFISSPGGHVESGDMVHDVIKFIKPEVRTIGSGWVASAGALIFVGAERSNRFCLPNTRFLLHQPSGGVGGMVSDIGIQARQLELMRQRFDDLFADATGQTPERIRHDTQRDFWLNTREAIDYGLLGKVISRADELS, from the coding sequence ATGGCACAGATGTTCGAGAAGAAGCCGGATCAGGGCGATCCGATCCAGAGTGGCATCGCCGAATTGCTCTTCAAGAGTCGTCACGTTCTGATCACCGGCACGATCGACGACAAGCTGGCGCGGAACACGGTCGCGCATCTACTCGCCTTGGCCGAAGACGGCGACGCTCCGATCAACGTCTTCATCAGTTCGCCAGGCGGTCATGTCGAGTCAGGCGACATGGTCCATGATGTGATCAAGTTCATCAAGCCCGAGGTGCGCACCATCGGCAGCGGCTGGGTCGCCAGCGCCGGCGCGCTGATCTTCGTCGGCGCCGAGAGAAGCAACCGCTTTTGCCTGCCGAACACGCGCTTTCTGCTGCACCAGCCCAGCGGCGGCGTCGGCGGCATGGTCTCAGACATCGGCATCCAGGCCCGCCAGCTTGAATTGATGCGTCAACGCTTCGACGATCTCTTCGCGGATGCGACTGGGCAGACTCCCGAACGCATCAGGCACGACACGCAGCGCGACTTCTGGCTCAACACCCGCGAGGCGATCGATTACGGCCTGCTCGGCAAGGTGATCTCGCGGGCAGACGAGTTGTCGTAG
- a CDS encoding type II toxin-antitoxin system HicB family antitoxin encodes MRLEHRVLIEPLSRANGSGYLATVPDLPGCMSDGDTPEEALINVQDAILSWIEAATELGREVPLPTRTLTAAE; translated from the coding sequence ATGAGATTGGAGCATCGAGTTCTGATTGAACCCCTGTCGAGAGCAAACGGCAGTGGCTATTTGGCCACCGTTCCCGATCTGCCTGGCTGCATGTCCGATGGCGACACGCCCGAAGAGGCGCTCATCAATGTGCAGGACGCAATCCTGTCCTGGATCGAGGCAGCCACCGAGCTTGGCCGGGAGGTACCCCTGCCGACACGCACGCTGACTGCCGCGGAGTGA
- a CDS encoding DUF4268 domain-containing protein, protein MSGPELGVLERIPLKSLWSGEATDFTPWLAQNLDKLGNQIGMELELDGIEVSAGDFSADIVANEIATNKRVIIENQFGSTDHRHLGQIITYASMLNASVIIWIAEKLRPEHKSAIDFLNSNFKDGLLFYALEASVVRIENSKPAFLLDLVSEPVRQSLGDGAISPAISETREKYKQYFQYLIDELREKHKFTNARAAQPQNWYSFSSQNSRLFKYGTSFSQGGKVRAEVYLDCDNKEQNEAIFDCLFAKKSQIELKFGAPLNWERLEKKRACRIAIYRDGDIESDTDTLVEIRKWR, encoded by the coding sequence ATGAGCGGACCAGAGCTTGGCGTTCTTGAAAGAATTCCGCTCAAATCACTATGGAGCGGAGAGGCTACTGATTTTACCCCTTGGCTGGCACAAAACCTCGATAAGCTAGGCAACCAGATTGGAATGGAGCTAGAACTTGATGGTATAGAGGTCTCTGCTGGCGATTTTTCAGCTGATATTGTTGCCAATGAGATAGCTACAAATAAAAGAGTGATAATTGAAAATCAATTCGGGAGTACAGATCATCGACATTTGGGCCAAATTATTACATATGCATCTATGCTAAATGCATCAGTCATAATTTGGATTGCCGAAAAATTGCGACCAGAACATAAATCTGCAATCGATTTTCTTAATAGTAATTTTAAAGACGGCTTATTATTCTATGCGTTAGAGGCTTCTGTTGTTAGAATTGAAAATTCAAAGCCTGCATTTTTACTTGATCTTGTTTCGGAGCCGGTTCGGCAGAGCCTTGGAGATGGAGCTATCAGTCCGGCAATTTCCGAGACGAGAGAGAAATATAAGCAGTATTTTCAATATTTGATCGATGAACTTAGGGAGAAGCACAAGTTCACAAATGCAAGAGCTGCGCAGCCGCAAAATTGGTATAGCTTCTCGTCTCAGAATTCTCGTCTTTTCAAGTACGGAACTAGCTTCTCGCAAGGTGGAAAAGTGCGCGCTGAGGTCTATCTTGATTGTGACAACAAGGAGCAGAACGAGGCCATTTTTGATTGCCTGTTTGCAAAAAAATCCCAGATCGAACTTAAATTTGGCGCGCCCCTAAATTGGGAAAGACTTGAAAAGAAAAGGGCTTGCAGGATTGCAATTTACCGTGATGGCGATATCGAATCTGATACAGATACGCTTGTTGAAATAAGAAAATGGCGATAG